From Alligator mississippiensis isolate rAllMis1 chromosome 1, rAllMis1, whole genome shotgun sequence:
GAGCAGGGCCTGGacggactacaactcccagcatGCAGCGCGGCCCGCGGCTCTTCCCCCCCTCTCCGCGCGATGGCTGCTGGGAATCGTAGTCTCTTCGGCCTCCCGCGTGGGCGCGTGCGCAGAGGCGGCGTCCCTCCCGTTCCCCCCATTGGGCAGCGTAGCCGCTCGCCGCCCGCTGATTGGCCAATGGGCGGCGCGGCGGGAGATACGGCCGGGCGCGCGCGGGCGCTGGGGCGGTTGGCCgcggtgagggggtgggggcgggctCTGTCTCAGCCCTCAGGTGCGGGCCCACCccggcttggggcctggggcctgtgGGAAGTGAGGTGCAGGGGAGCGCATTCAGCCCCCCCTGCATCACCCCAGCCAGGGATTTCACCTCAGAAATGCGGGCGTGGGGGACGAATCCTGCGTACCGTCAAAAACACgcgcgcgtgccaggcgcgtctcCGAATAATTGTGTCTCCCccccttcttttcccctccctcttagGGTCTGGCGCGAGTCCGAAGACCTAAAACCACGGATTTCTCCCCGCCCCGAGCGATGGCCGCCGAAGCCAAGTACAGCATCGTGCGCGAAGTCGGCCGGGGGAGTTACGGGGTGGTTTACGAGGCGGTGGCCAACCAAACGAGAAGCAAAGTGGCGGTGAAAAGGATGCACTGCAACGTGCCCGAAAACGTGGAGCTGGCTCTGCAGGAGTTCTGGGCCCTGCAAAACGTCCAGAAGCGGCACGAGAACGTGATCCAGCTGGAGGAGTGCGTCTTGCAGAGCGGGCAGGTCTTCCAGCCCATCAGCCGCCACTACCGCAAGTCCGACCACCACCTGCTGCTCATCGAGACCTGCCTGAAGGGGCGGCGGTGCATGGACCCGCGGGCGGCGTGCTTCCTCTGGTTCGTGATGGAGTTCTGCGACGGCGGGAACATGAACGAGTACCTGCTGTCGCGCGGCCCCGACGCCCAGCTCAACAACAGCTTCATGCAGCAGCTGAGCGGCGCCGTGGCCTTCCTGCACAGGAACCAGATCGTGCACCGAGACTTGAAGTCCGACAACATCCTCATCTCCCACAGCCCCGGCGGCCCCGTGGTGAAGGTGAGACGGGAGTCCTCGCCGGCGGCGCTTGGACGTGGGGAACGGCGGCGTTTCGTTTCAGGAAGTCCAGATTTTGCTGAGAGTCGGGGCAGGTGTTGCCTCTTGGGGAAGGGAGAGGTTAGGATTCGTTAGGATTAGCTCATCTTTTAACCACTAATATTGACTAAAAGCTACTACTAGTCTGAAGTCTTCGTTTTAAGCTACGGCAGCGGCCCAGCGAAGCAAACGAAATCTCTGGCTTCCGAAACAGCAAGTCGTGCTGGAGGCTGCAATAATTGGAAGTGTTGAGAATTAAAACTAGAAAGGAACAATAttgcttaattttctttttccaggCTTTAATTAGGCGGTTCTTAGTGATGCTGAGAAGAGCAGCTTAGTGGCAGGGCCGGTCGCTCCTACAGTTTTCTGCTGAAGTCCCAATCCTGAGGGATTTCTAGTAGTTAGCAAAAGGCTAAGTAGGTCTGCCGCTTTAGGTTTACCCCTGTCGTGGCTGTCCATCAGGGGTAACTACACGTTTCCCTCACCAACggctggggttaggttcctgaaagttcccgcgGTTGGCAAGACCAAAGGCTTATGGggaaaatggcaggtggcaggtTGATACACGGCCATGGAAAACCGTGGTTATTCAAAACGGGCTaccgtggtagccaaaatggtgtGCAGAATGTTAAGCGTGGATACTCGAAACcgtggttggcgagggaaacctgtaatgtgTTTTCATGTTTGGAGCGTACACATGACGCTTGAGTCAATGGCCCTGTCCACGTTACAGAGTTCTGCCGGCGTAGCTATGCTGGCCGTGGCACACGCAAAGTTTGAGCTGTAGTCATCCTACCGGTGCTGGCAGAGCGCCCAGAGTGGCCGCGGCTCTGCTGGCAAAGGTTCGGgcaaactggtttaaccctggAAATGGAAGTGCCTTTAGGCCAGCAGAGCCACATCTACACCAGGGGCTCCGCTCTCAGCAGCGATTATATggtttaaaccaggggtgctaactccctggcctgtgggctagatctggcccacaaggctctccacaggtctggaaatgtagtggtgggggagtggcagtTAATGCtacgcagcccctgctgccatgtgtccAAGCCTGGCGTGCTGGCCCTGTATGGCAGGATCAGGACCTGTTTCCACACTGCTGGATTGAGCCAGGTCCTGATCCAGCCACGCAGCAACAGCTCAGCCAGAGCCCGATTCAGCCATGTGGGatcagccctggctgggccgTTCCTGTGTGGCTAGATTGTCAGAGCGAGCAGTCTCTGCCCTCTTTCCCTGCTGTGCACCTGGACCCGGATGCCGGACtcgctgcctggccctggctccctctctctggatGTGGGGGATCCCTGCAGGGGAAGCGGGGGCTGAAGGGCAGCCACAGCACTTGGACTTCACCACTCGGGGAAACTGTATCGGGGATTGCTCAGGTACCAGTTTTCCTGCCATCGCCCTCCTGGTACCTGTAATTGCTTGGAGCCAGCAGGTGGGCAGTGTTGAGACCCCCAAACTCCTCACCTCGGGGATGTGCACTTACCAGGAAGTGGCTGCTCCCTGAAGAGCAAGTGGACACATCCCTGTTGCAGTGGCCTGGTGGAGGCTGATCCCGCACAGCTGGATTGGGCCTCACCAGGCTATTTCTGCATGTCTGTACTGAGCCCTAGCTGGGCCAGACTGTGCTGGATCTGTCCCGTAGACCAATTTGGCACCAGTCATCCTTCCCATCAGCTGAAAAGGTTGGGAGCGCTAACAAAACACTGACTTAGCCAGTCAGAACAGATAGCAGCGGGTAATACGAGAGTGTTAAGTTTCCTCCAAGTACAGCAAGTAGCTGTTGCTGTTCTGCTGTGTTCATGCCTGTATTCACAATACCTTAGACATGGCGTGGCTGGATGTGGATGGATCCAAGTAGATCATCAGGCTAGACTTTCCTCAAAGATAATGACTTGCTGCTGCTCTCATTCTTAGGAAGTCATGCAGACAGTAGGGTGGAATGGAGCACTAGCTGAAAGGAACTGGAAATAATTGTTTTGCGAGGGTTGACATCCAAAGCTATTAAGAGATATATTGCACTGAGTCACCTGAAACGCACAAATTGTACTATAAACCATGTTTGTAAGCTCGTTAGTAGCTAAAGTAAAACCTATTGGTGTTAATGAATCAACCTGCCAACTTCctgcttctcttctctccttgccTGTTCTGTTTGAATGTTACTGCTAATAACGGTGACTTCTCATGTTCTGGTCCACAGGTAGCAGACTTTGGCCTGAGTAAGGTGTGCCAGGGAAAAGTGAATGTGAACCAGCATCGCTTCTCCTCAGCCTGCGGGTCAAACTTCTACATGGCACCAGAGGTGTGGGAAGGTCACTATACTGCCAAGGCTGATATCTTTGCCCTCGGGATCATTTTCTGGGCTATGGTGGAGAGGATCACCTTCAGGGATGGGGACACTCAGAAGGAATTGCTTGGTGAGAGTATTTTCTTTACTGCCATCACTGACTCCTGATCACAGGTCCTTTTCCAGGACCCCAAAGGATCCTGTAACTGCTGAGGAGTCTTGGGCACTGGTCCgacttggaataaccagaaacaacggccacaaactaatggagagtaggtttaggttggacatcagaaagaacttcttcatggttagggttgccagtctggaacgggcttccaagggaggtggttccctcccctaccttgggggtcttcaagaggagactgggcaagcacctggctggggtcacatacCCCAGCACTTGtcttgccactggcagggggtcggactcgatgaccctttgaggtcccttccaaccctagcgtCTATGAATCCATGACTGCTGGTGTGGTCTTGCAGATGCCTCCTTCTGGAAGTTGTCACTCCTTTGTGCCCTGCCAAGGTGTTGCAAGAAATCTGTGAGGCCATCCCACCTTTTCCTTGCCTTCTGTCTGCTTTTGCAGGACCTCCAGGCCTTGGTGCTTTAAAACTAAGGTGCGGAGATCACTCTTTaccctttaaaacaaaaatattttctcagaATTATCTCTGTAACTTTTCCAAAAACTTCTTATGACCATAAAGGCTGGAACAGAACTTGCAGCCTGTGTTTCACCTTGGGAGTATGGGGGCAAAAGAGGAGTAAGTTCTCTGCCAAAATGAGACTGGCTCCTATTCAATAATGCCAGAAACAAAACCCAGCCTAAATTGGTGAGTTTAGCAGCATTCCCTTCTGAATCTACCTCCATTGGTGAGACATCTGCATTGTATTCATGTTCTGTAGGCAGGATACAACAGCTTTTATAGTCAGGTAAGCTACATCCTGTTCAGAGACTCTCCGCCAGCATCTGCCTTAACGTTAGAAGCATGCTTTACCCAGACGCAGGGCCATTGAACTGGAGTTGTGTGTGTATCACTTTGCTGGTATATTTGAGGGGCCAGAGGGTCGTAAGGACATTCCAAGAAATCACATTTGAAGCAGAACCTATATATAGGTCATTTTCAGCACTGTGTGGTTGAATGTTGTACCAGGAGAGGAGGTAGGGACAGCAGGGAATGCATAGTTTGACGGACCCTGAGGAGATGCCTTTATGTATAAGCTATCATAGGCTTCATCTTTGCACTGAGTGGATTCAGGAATGTCTATCCCAAGATGGATTTTTCCACTGTGAGAACAGAATGCCAGTCTTGCAAATGACTATAGTCACTAGAGAAGGCCTTGTGCTGctactgcttcttgtccccagggaacgcccatgccacacACGCTCTGGTACGAGGCAGGttaccccagatggggtagaggaggctgctggccccaccagccttACCTGGAGGCTCTAGGAGGGCTGCATGCcacagtgctcctgctgctgggagcctggctgacagctgagGTGTGGTTCCAGCTGGCGAGGCTCTGGGTTTGGGTGGcactcactgctgccatgtgtgctaccctgctttttttttggtgtgggttttttttgactcTGGACTCTCCCAGGTCAAAACCCCCCCTGTGCTGCGAGGTAGCAGCACGGAGCTTGCCTGTATGTGCACTGTGTGGAGCTGCATACGGCACAtccgcacttgtctggatgtggccaaggGGGCCTAATATAGGTGCTAGTCACATTATTTTTCCTAAATGACTAAAATTATAAATAACCAGTATTTGAAATCCTGACACAGGATCCTTTCGAAGGTAGCTGAATTGctgttcaagtttttttttttgtcattttcaaaatgtaatgGAAATAAGAACTGAGCCCAATTTCTTTATTAAATGCTAAACAGTAAAAACATCTGAGTTCTTGGCTACAGAAACAGCAAATGTTTTGGAGCGGAGACTGGGATATAGCCTGAGTTCATTAAAATAGCCATGCACCAACTTGAGATAAGGAGCTTGCGTGTTCAGCTTTCTTCCCTGTTTACCGATCAGTCGCTGCTCTGAAACATTAATTCTTTGCTCAGTTCGAAGGCCAATCAGCTTGGATGAGCAGAGGGGGGTTTTACTGTCTGCAATCCAACTAATCAGTTTAAGCAACCACTGAAATTATTTAGATTGCCAGGAGCAAATTTACATTTCCTGTCCCTAATCTAGCTGAGAAGGAACTGGCCAAAGGTAAATGGCACGTACTGCCATTTTTATTAAAACTTGTTTGACTTAACTGAGCAGATAAGGATTCAGTTGTTTAACTCTTTTCCAGGTCACTTGAATCAAATGTGACCTTGCTTTCATTCCTAGAGTTtccagctctgctggaggggTAAAATTAATTGATAAACAGTGGAATGGGGGAGGTTCATTCCAAtagctttttttcatttgcaagtgTTTCTTTGAACAACTGACAGCAAAGCAGTGTAGGCAATAAAACCTGTTCCCCTTTTCTCCATTCTGGACTTTGGTTTGATAGTATACCTCTAGTTGAGGTCAGTGTCTTATAACACTCAGGTTGGTAGCATTTACCCCCTGATCAAGCTGGTACAGATTgagggggtttttgccttcccctgtagtAGGGAGTGTGGCCCTCTGGCATGTCATGAGTTAGAGACAAAGTAATTCACCTTCATCTGAAGCCaaggagaaggcagagcagagttgCACCTTATCAGCTAACCAAATAGGTAATCTAATACAGTGATCTAATATAACCTGATATAATTTTAGTTAGTCTGTacggtacaaatctaccctgcattCTCATATTCTCAGGGGTttaggttatagccgtgttggtctaaggacataggcaga
This genomic window contains:
- the LOC102570462 gene encoding serine/threonine-protein kinase PDIK1L isoform X1 — encoded protein: MGGAAGDTAGRARALGRLAAGLARVRRPKTTDFSPPRAMAAEAKYSIVREVGRGSYGVVYEAVANQTRSKVAVKRMHCNVPENVELALQEFWALQNVQKRHENVIQLEECVLQSGQVFQPISRHYRKSDHHLLLIETCLKGRRCMDPRAACFLWFVMEFCDGGNMNEYLLSRGPDAQLNNSFMQQLSGAVAFLHRNQIVHRDLKSDNILISHSPGGPVVKVADFGLSKVCQGKVNVNQHRFSSACGSNFYMAPEVWEGHYTAKADIFALGIIFWAMVERITFRDGDTQKELLGTYICQGKELIPVGEALLENPSMKLQIPLKNKKSIPDDLCRLLHDMLAFNPKERLDAFQLEVRIRRISYGKKRQRSGS
- the LOC102570462 gene encoding serine/threonine-protein kinase PDIK1L isoform X2 — protein: MAAEAKYSIVREVGRGSYGVVYEAVANQTRSKVAVKRMHCNVPENVELALQEFWALQNVQKRHENVIQLEECVLQSGQVFQPISRHYRKSDHHLLLIETCLKGRRCMDPRAACFLWFVMEFCDGGNMNEYLLSRGPDAQLNNSFMQQLSGAVAFLHRNQIVHRDLKSDNILISHSPGGPVVKVADFGLSKVCQGKVNVNQHRFSSACGSNFYMAPEVWEGHYTAKADIFALGIIFWAMVERITFRDGDTQKELLGTYICQGKELIPVGEALLENPSMKLQIPLKNKKSIPDDLCRLLHDMLAFNPKERLDAFQLEVRIRRISYGKKRQRSGS